The genomic segment AAGGATCGCTTTAATGCTATGTTGAGCTTTGGTTATTCTCTGCTCATTAAAGACGTCATGAATGCCATCCTTAGTGTTGGGCTTGAGCCTGCTCTGGGATTCTACCATCAACCTCGTACCCAAGCACCACCTTTAGCTCTGGATTTGATGGAGATTTTCAGAGTTCTTTTAGTAGATATGATTGTTATTACCTCTCTCAATCGTCAGCAATGGGATGAATCAGCAGACTTTGATATACGAGGACCACAAGTATGGCTAAGTGATAACGGACGGCGTAAATTCATCAATCTCTATGAACAGCGTAAAGCCGAAAGCTGGAAACACCCTGTAACTGGTTATTCCTTAACTTATCGTCGTTTATTAGAGTTGGAAGTGCGATTACTCGAAAAAGAATGGTGCGGCGAGGGCGGATTATTTGGTCAGTTAGTTATACGTTGAGGTGCGATCGTGGCTGAATTGAAAAACTGGTATCTTGTCTGTTACGATATTCGTTGTTCCAAGCGATGGCGCAAAGCCTACAAACTTCTAGAAGGCTACGGAGAGCGCATTCAATACTCTATTTTTCGCTGTTGGCTCAGTCAACGTATGCGTGAAAAACTACGTTGGGAATTGGAGAAAGTTCTCTCTAAAGAAGATGATTTACTTTTAATTCGTCTCTCTCAACAATGTGTTCGAGATTTACCCAATTACAACCGCCCTAATACTTGGCTTTTGGATGAACGAGGATTTCGAGTCATCTAAAAATACAAGCACCTGCGACTGTTTCTGTAAACGGCACACAAAAAATCGCTGTAACACTTCCCTGGTAAGGACTCAAAGCTCTTTTTATGCCAATAGAGATGCTTGTAAAATCCTAGAACCATTGCTATGTAAGTCTTACGCAGGATGAAAAAAATCTTTTTTTGAGGCTCAGAAATTTATTTTGAGCATTCGGTGCAAGATCCTTGTAAAATAGAGTAGGAACACAAGCGAATTAAAGCTTTTAGCGATCGCAGTGCCCCAACCTTAGATGCCATAAGGCGTTGATCACTTATCATCTGTTATCGCTAATTATCGTGTTGGTATCGTGCCCCAACCTTAGATGCCATAAGGCGTTGATCACACTACGACCTAGACATGCCAGACGAAGTATGTGCGAGTGCCCCAACCTTAGATGCCATAAGGCGTTGATCACTTGCGATAATCGGCAATACCTGTGTCGTTACTTAGTGTGCCCCAACCTTAGATGCCATAAGGCGTTGATCACGTAACAAGTTTAATCCCCGATAGCATCAAGCACGAGGTGCCCCAACCTTAGATGCCATAAGGCGTTGATCACCACCGCAGCAAAAGAGAGCGTCAACTCCCTAAAGCGTGCCCCAACCTTAGATGCCATAAGGCGTTGATCACATGCTCGCCAAGGGAAATATCAAGACCAACTTCAGCAGTGCCCCAACCTTAGATGCCATAAGGCGTTGATCACGGGGTTTTTGCTGATGCAGTTGAAAAAACTAGTCCTCGTGCCCCAACCTTAGATGCCATAAGGCGTTGATCACAGATGCTAGTTGCAGTACAAGCGGAAGATGCTTTAGTGCCCCAACCTTAGATGCCATAAGGCGTTGATCACACGCTGCTATCGGAGAAAAGGAACCATCTAAGCCTGTGCCCCAACCTTAGATGCCATAAGGCGTTGATCACGTCTTTATTTCCCCCACCACTTATCTCAAACATCTGTGCCCCAACCTTAGATGCCATAAGGCGTTGATCACCGCGAGTACGAGGCTTTTGGAATAGCAGTTCCACAGTGCCCCAACCTT from the Gloeocapsa sp. PCC 73106 genome contains:
- the cas2 gene encoding CRISPR-associated endonuclease Cas2 encodes the protein MAELKNWYLVCYDIRCSKRWRKAYKLLEGYGERIQYSIFRCWLSQRMREKLRWELEKVLSKEDDLLLIRLSQQCVRDLPNYNRPNTWLLDERGFRVI